Proteins encoded in a region of the Trichomycterus rosablanca isolate fTriRos1 chromosome 26, fTriRos1.hap1, whole genome shotgun sequence genome:
- the anapc2 gene encoding anaphase-promoting complex subunit 2, which yields MNDSMSDLMPEGLPAAWETVTAALVSPSTPPSVSDDTVTEALVSLCEQGLGQYVEGWLLETLQVCLASDVAPEFWAGLKQTEADSQEKDRARALLEAFRKLLRRLTPFLCGLERLGSWQDEARGGLSGPGAHGLRERAYSIIRAILLFSPPPVLQDRVLEFYSRTFSAHMSQAVEELETTEEAAAEAEGNETCPGCAALPELCWCKEALERLQEFSHILSRLQLLERVSSEAVTNILHRLIEQRMEQRCRGEYESSFLKDFENWLEKVLDWLGRVFASEVGETSTSPLLMDGKPNPPGSAILQRWRCHMHQFFCRIYVNMRIEELFSIIRDFPESLPAVEDLKFCLERTNQRLQLLTSLKSAFETRLLHPGVHTSDIITVYISAIKALRELDPSMVILQVACQPIRKYLRTREDTVRQIVASLTGDAEGCSELANELSRADPVTLETQDSEDEGSDPEEWTPDPTDALTDKSGSKRRSSDIISLLVSIYGSKEIFIDEYKTVLADRLLHQLNYNTAREIRNVELLKLRFGESHMHYCEVMLKDVADSRRINTNVREEEARLPEEERPAIPLSAMILSSEFWPQLKDEKMELPSAVSKAMEAYTHRFEKLKAMRTLSWKPHLGSVTLDVELEDRTLTNLSVSPIHAAIILHFQDKSTWALEELSSALGVPQELLRRKLAFWQQHGVLHEETSGHYSILEKASARERPDRGVMLIDSDEEGDSNTTTQSEQREEKLQLFWAYIQAMLTNLESMTLERIHSMLRMFVATGPGITEMDVNELQGFLQKKVRDHQLIVSAGVYRLPKTTQ from the exons ATGAACGACAGCATGTCGGATTTAATGCCGGAGGGACTGCCAGCAGCCTGGGAGACTGTAACTGCAGCCCTG GTATCTCCCTCAACACCTCCTTCTGTTTCTGATGATACTGTTACTGAAGCTCTGGTGTCACTGTGTGAACAAGGACTGGGTCAGTATGTGGAAGGTTGGCTGCTGGAGACGCTGCAGGTTTGTTTGGCCTCCGATGTGGCTCCAGAGTTTTGGGCTGGACTGAAACAAACAGAAGCAGACTCTCAGGAGAAAGACAGAGCGAGAGCACTGTTAGAGGCTTTTAGGAAACTGCTACGTCGTCTCACACCTTTTCTCT GTGGTCTTGAGCGCCTCGGTTCGTGGCAGGATGAGGCCCGAGGGGGTCTCTCTGGCCCCGGAGCCCACGGTCTGCGAGAGAGAGCCTACTCTATCATCCGAGCCATTTTGCTCTTCTCTCCACCTCCAGTGCTGCAGGATCGCGTGCTGGAGTTCTACAGCCGCACGTTCTCAGCGCACATGAGCCAGGCAGTAGAAGAGTTAGAGACTACAGAGGAGGCGGCGGCGGAGGCCGAGGGGAACGAAACGTGCCCGGGTTGCGCCGCTCTGCCGGAACTCTGCTGGTGTAAAGAGGCTCTGGAGCGACTGCAAGAGTTCAGCCACATTCT TTCCAGATTGCAGCTGTTAGAGAGAGTGAGCTCAGAGGCAGTAACAAATATATTGCACCGACTAATTGAGCAGAGAATGGAACAGCGCTGCAGAGGCGAATATGAAAGTTCCTTTTTGAAGGACTTTGAAAAT TGGTTGGAGAAGGTGCTTGACTGGCTCGGCAGGGTGTTTGCCAGTGAGGTGGGTGAAACCAGCACCAGTCCTTTGCTCATGGATGGGAAGCCAAATCCTCCAGGCAGTGCCATCCTCCAACGCTGGCGTTGCCACATGCACCAGTTTTTTTGCCGTATCTACGTCAACATGAGGATTGAGGAGCTTTTCAGCATTATTCGAG ATTTTCCAGAGTCCCTTCCTGCTGTCGAAGACTTGAAGTTTTGTCTGGAACGGACCAATCAGAGACTGCAGCTACTCACCTCCCTCAAATCTGCTTTTGAGACGCGCCTGCTGCACCCAG GTGTTCACACATCTGATATCATTACAGTTTACATCTCAGCGATTAAAGCCCTGCGAGAGCTTGATCCCTCAATGGTCATCCTTCAGGTGGCCTGTCAACCCATTCGCAAATACCTCAG GACCCGCGAGGACACAGTGCGTCAGATCGTCGCGAGTCTGACAGGTGATGCTGAAGGCTGCAGCGAACTGGCCAACGAACTCTCCCGGGCAGATCCTGTTACCCTGGAAACCCAGGACAGCGAGGACGAGGGAAGCGATCCAGAGGAGTGGACCCCTGACCCTACCGACGCTCTTACTG ATAAGTCAGGCTCGAAGCGGCGCTCGTCGGACATCATCAGTCTGCTGGTGAGCATCTACGGGAGTAAAGAGATCTTCATCGATGAGTACAAGACTGTGCTGGCAGACAGACTGCTCCACCAGCTCAACTACAACACAGCCAG GGAGATTCGGAATGTGGAACTGCTTAAGCTGAGGTTTGGAGAGTCCCACATGCACTACTGTGAGGTGATGCTAAAG GATGTGGCGGATTCACGGCGAATCAACACTAATGTTCGCGAGGAGGAGGCACGCCTGCCTGAGGAAGAGCGGCCTGCTATTCCCCTGTCAGCCATGATCTTGTCCTCAGAGTTCTGGCCTCAGCTCAAAGACGAGAAGATGGAGTTGCCGTCCGCGGTCTCCAAGGCAATGGAGGCCTACACACATCGCTTTGAAAAGCTCAAG GCCATGAGGACTCTGAGTTGGAAGCCTCACCTGGGCTCAGTAACTCTGGATGTGGAGCTGGAGGACCGAACTCTTACCAACCTTTCAGTGTCACCCATTCATGCTGCCATCATACTGCACTTTCAGGACAAAA GCACCTGGGCACTTGAGGAGCTGAGCAGTGCTTTAGGTGTGCCACAAGAGCTACTGCGCAGAAAGCTAGCATTCTGGCAACAGCATGGCGTGCTCCACGAGGAGACGTCCGGCCACTACAGCATCCTTGAGAAAGCTTCCGCTCGAGAACGGCCTGACCGAGGCGTGATGCTCATAGACAGTGACGAGGAAGGGGActccaacaccaccacacagTCCGAGCAGAGGGAGGAGAAGCTGCAG TTGTTCTGGGCCTACATTCAAGCCATGCTGACCAATCTGGAAAGCATGACACTAGAGAGGATTCACTCCATGCTGCGCATGTTTGTGGCTACAGGGCCTGGCATCACTGAGATGGATGTCAACGAGCTGCAGGGCTTTTTGCAGAAGAAAGTTCGTGATCACCAGCTGATTGTGTCAGCGGGAGTCTACAGGCTGCCCAAGACCACCCAGTAA